Sequence from the Actinomycetes bacterium genome:
ACCCGGGCCGTCGCGGGCGCCTCGGCGTGCTCCCGCTGCTCGCCGCCACGCCGCTGCTCGCCGTCGTGGTGCTCTGGTGCGCGCCGTTCTTCGCCGGCCTGGCCGGCGGCGGCACCGGGTCGCGGGCGCTCGGCGCCTACCTCGCGCTCTGCCTCGGCTGGGTGCTGCTGACCGGTCCGGTGGCCTACGTCTACCGGGTGCTGTCCCCGAGGGCCCCCGGGTGGCGCGCCGCCCTGCTGGCCGGCTCGACCGCCGCGGCGTTCGTGGCCGGTTTCCTGCAGGGCTTCGTGCTCTTCCTCGCGATCCCGCTCGACCTCGGCCGGCCGTTCGGCGGCTTCGTCGCGGTCGGGGCGTGCGTCGCGGTGGCGCTGTGGCTGTGGGTGCTGCACCTCGTCGTGCTCGTCGGCTACGCCCTGAGCCGCACCCTCGACGCGCCGGCCCCACCTGTCGGCGACCCTCAGGCCAGGTTGGTGCTGCGCGGATAGGCGACCTCGGGGTCGGTCACCACGTTGACCAGGTAGGGCACGCCCGCGTCGAACGCGCGGTCCAGCGCCGGGCCGATCCGGTCCGGCCGGGTGACCAGCTCACCGGCCCCGCCCAGTGCCCGCACGACCTCGTCGTAGCGCGTCTGCGGCGCCAGCTCGGCTGCGACGTCGTAACCGTAGAGGAAGCGCATCGGGTGCCTCTCGAGCCCCCAGCCGCCGTTGTTGCCCATGACGATCACAACCGGCAGGCCGTGCCGGACCAGGGTGTCGACGTCCATCAGCGAGAAGCCCGCGGCGCCGTCGCCGAGCATCAGCACCACCTGGCCGGACGGGCGGGCCAGCCGGGCACCGATCGCGTAGCCGAGGCCGGTGCCCAGGCAGCCATAGGGGCCGGGGTCCAGCCACCCGCCGGGGGCCTTCGGCTCGACGTACTTGCCGGCGTAGGACACGAAGTCGCCGCCGTCGCCGATCACCACCGCGTCGTCGGCCAGCCGGCTTCCCAGCTCCCCGTAGACGCGGGCCGGGTGGACCGGGTCGGCGTCGCTGGCCAGCAGGTCGCGGTCCTTGTCGACCGCCGCGCGCGCGACGTCCTGCAGCGTCGAGGTCCAGGCGTCGTACGCCCCTGGGCGCCCCTCCTGGGTCCAGGCCTGGAGGATCCCGTCGAGGACGGCGGTCAGGTCGCCGGCCGCCGAGCCGGCCAGCCCGACGTGGCGCGCCAGCTGACCGGGGGAGTCGGCGAGGTGCACCACCGGCGCAGGCGTGGCGCCGTCCTTGCCGCCGAAGATGCCGAACCCCAGCCGGAAGTCGAGCGGCACGCCGACGACGACGACCAGGTCGGCCCCGCCGAAGGCTGCGCCGCGGGCCCGGGTGACGAGCAACGGGTGACCGGCCGGCAGGATGCCGCGACCCATGCCGTTGGTGATGACCGGGACGCCGATCGTCTCGGCCAGCCGGCGCGCCGCGTCCTCGGCGCCGTCGGTCCACACGTCGGAGCCGATGACCAGCACCGGGCGCTCGGCACCGGCCAGGAGCTTGCCCACCGATGCCAGGTCGTCGGGGTCGGGCTCGACCCGTCGCTGATGCGGTGCCGCAGGGAGCCCGACCTCGGCCCGGCTGAAGAGCTGGTCCATCGGCACGTCCAGGAAGACCGGTCCGCGATGCGCGGCCGTCGCGAGCGTGAAGGCGTCGTCCACGGCCCCGGCGACGTCGCCGACCGTCGGCACGGTGGCCGCCCGCTTGGTGACCGGGGCCAGCAGCGGCGGGTGGTCGAGCTCCTGCAGGCTGCCGGCCCCCCAGCGGAACGCGGGGGCCCGGCCGCCGACCACGAGCAGCGGTGACCCGTTGAGATGTGCGGTGGTGATGGCGCTGACCCCGTTGGTCACTCCGGGTCCGGCCGTGAGGGCGGCGAAGCCGGGCCGCCGGGTCAGCTTGGCGGTGGCTTCGGCCGCGAACACGGCGGTCTGCTCGTGGCGCACGTCGACCAGGCGCATCGGCGGGTCGGCCTTGACGGCCCCGTCGTAGAGCGGAAAGACGTGCGCCCCCGACAGGGTGAACAGCGTGTCGACACCGTGGGACCGGGCGACCGCCACGGCGATGTCGCCGCCGTGGCCCTCCATGGTTGTCACCCCACGGACTCTAGGGCCCCGCTGGTCAGCCCCGGCTGCGGCCCGTCCCGACGGCCTCGCCCTCGTCCGCGGTCATCTGCTCGACCCCCGGGTCGCCCGCCTCGACGTGGTAGTCCGTCTCGTGCGTGACGTCCACGCCGACCGGCACCTTCGCCGCGCGCAGTACTGCTGTCCCCACGAGGGCCACCAGCAGGTTGGCGGCGACGGCGATCAGCCCGACGTACATCGTGACGTCGGTGTCGACGCCCCAGCGGTTGAGCGCCCACTGCGACCCGGCGAAGTGCTCCTTGCCGACGAGCGGATTCGCGATGTTGTAGAGCATCGAGAGGCCGAGCACCATGCCCACGGCCCAGCCGGCAATCAGTGCCCACCGGTGGAACCACCGGGTGTAGAGGCCCAGGACCAGGGCGGGCAGCGTCTGCAGGATGACGACGCCGCCGATCAGCTGCAGGTCGATGCTGAACTGCGGGTCGATCGCGATGATGACCAGCAGGGCGCCGAACTTCACGACCAGGGAGGCGATCTTGCTGACCTTCGCCTCGAGCGCCGGGCTGGCGTCCTTGCGGATGTACTCCTTGAAGACGTTGCGGGTGAAGAGGTTTGCCGCGGCGATGGACATGATGGCCGCCGGCACCAGGGCGCCGATGGCGATGGCGGCGAACGCGACGCCGGCGAACCAGTCGGGGAACATCTGGTCGAAGAGCAGCGGCACGACCGTGTTGTTGTCCGGCTTGCCGGAGAGCGGGTTGGTTGCCGGCTCGACCCCGGCCGCGATGGCCATGTAGCCGAGCAGTGCGAGCAGGCCGAGCACGAAGCTGTACGCCGGCAGCGCGGCCATGTTGCGCTTGATGGTGTCGCGGCTGCGCGCCGCGAGCACGCTGGTGAGCGAGTGCGGGTAGAGGAACAGGGCCATCGCCGAGCCGAGCGCGAGCGTCGAGTAGCCCAGCTGCGCGGCCGGCGCGAGGATCAGG
This genomic interval carries:
- a CDS encoding acetolactate synthase, which produces MEGHGGDIAVAVARSHGVDTLFTLSGAHVFPLYDGAVKADPPMRLVDVRHEQTAVFAAEATAKLTRRPGFAALTAGPGVTNGVSAITTAHLNGSPLLVVGGRAPAFRWGAGSLQELDHPPLLAPVTKRAATVPTVGDVAGAVDDAFTLATAAHRGPVFLDVPMDQLFSRAEVGLPAAPHQRRVEPDPDDLASVGKLLAGAERPVLVIGSDVWTDGAEDAARRLAETIGVPVITNGMGRGILPAGHPLLVTRARGAAFGGADLVVVVGVPLDFRLGFGIFGGKDGATPAPVVHLADSPGQLARHVGLAGSAAGDLTAVLDGILQAWTQEGRPGAYDAWTSTLQDVARAAVDKDRDLLASDADPVHPARVYGELGSRLADDAVVIGDGGDFVSYAGKYVEPKAPGGWLDPGPYGCLGTGLGYAIGARLARPSGQVVLMLGDGAAGFSLMDVDTLVRHGLPVVIVMGNNGGWGLERHPMRFLYGYDVAAELAPQTRYDEVVRALGGAGELVTRPDRIGPALDRAFDAGVPYLVNVVTDPEVAYPRSTNLA
- a CDS encoding sodium:solute symporter — translated: MSDVKTTELIVFLALFLLVTVLGFLASRWRRPESMEHLDEWGLGGRKFGPWITWFLLGGDLYTAYTFVAVPALIYGAGAAGFFAVPYTIVVYPMVFLVAPRLWSVSHRHGYVTPADFVRGRHGSSALALVIALTGILATMPYIALQLVGIEVVIKALGIDGSWPLWIAFAVLALYTYQSGLRAPALIAFVKDTLIYVVVIVAVIYIPTKLGGWGDIFAAANEKFESTPPPPEGPADGLILAPAAQLGYSTLALGSAMALFLYPHSLTSVLAARSRDTIKRNMAALPAYSFVLGLLALLGYMAIAAGVEPATNPLSGKPDNNTVVPLLFDQMFPDWFAGVAFAAIAIGALVPAAIMSIAAANLFTRNVFKEYIRKDASPALEAKVSKIASLVVKFGALLVIIAIDPQFSIDLQLIGGVVILQTLPALVLGLYTRWFHRWALIAGWAVGMVLGLSMLYNIANPLVGKEHFAGSQWALNRWGVDTDVTMYVGLIAVAANLLVALVGTAVLRAAKVPVGVDVTHETDYHVEAGDPGVEQMTADEGEAVGTGRSRG
- a CDS encoding YhjD/YihY/BrkB family envelope integrity protein; the protein is MRPLRPIGRDVVRRLRGHDVALYAAGLTFYGGIAVLPTGLLALWVAGLVLGADRTARLGGSLADALPDAVGAPDTVRAVVDAGASLGWVTALVALVPASLYGEGLRRAFVRLEEEDESHPGRRGRLGVLPLLAATPLLAVVVLWCAPFFAGLAGGGTGSRALGAYLALCLGWVLLTGPVAYVYRVLSPRAPGWRAALLAGSTAAAFVAGFLQGFVLFLAIPLDLGRPFGGFVAVGACVAVALWLWVLHLVVLVGYALSRTLDAPAPPVGDPQARLVLRG